GCCTTAAATTGAATGTCTGCCAGAAATTGATGAGACGGCCGCCGCACAGCAGTTTTCTCTCTGGTCTGCGGCTGTTCCTCTCGGTATAAAACCGACCGGATCAattgcagctgcagaggtgcTCTAATCAGAAACTAAAGTTTCATTTCCACTGATCAAggctttttttaattgattgcAGTACATTTCTTgtcaataaaatgcagaatctatGAAAGTGGTCTGCTTTCATTCAGGAGTTACTGTACAATTTACTGACCAACTAGTATCGTAGTAGTACCTTATAATCAGTTTCTGGCAGACAATCACTTGATGGGACAACGTTGTGCCTTAATTAATCTGTTAAAGCAACAGTAAAACTGACTCCCATGAAAAAATGTCAGCCTCTAGTGTCCAGTGGGTTCATACACTGTGTTTGTGGTAccttggttgttgttgtgatacatcttcttgttgctgtcttggttatgcGCTtgaggaactcctgatgattgtcagcttagtttacctgtaaacgctgtaggaaattctctgttgtgtttctgtacaggtgtagcagctgcttatCTGCTGTTAGGCTGGATTGAAGGCTCGATGCTTCTATCTACTGtcttctcttctctctgtcttctctttcttttttccactttccttcttacttcatttttctccttttttcctgtcccctccagtcaggtccagcaagattacattaattccataattcaaaataaataagataaaaaataaatatcaggcttatacccataaagctcctcttggcaaagcaaacttGTTCAggacaacacagcagccagaccatcattctgctgccgccatgctggacaggacaagttaaaaaattatatttgttatgaaattaatatatatattataattagtgctgggcaacgattaaactttttaatcgcgattaatcgcagcatgtcatgcgattaatcgcgattaatcgcatagTTACACACagaatgtctctttcctttaaaaaagtcctacagctataaaaagaaaatgcagttaattttggtttacaaacacgacatcagtgGTTTCCagcctgcaactctggagctgcaagtgtctctctggaccttccacaatgcctctagatacgtggctaaaatatttttttaaatctatctttcttgtcattaggttggaaaccagggattttttttcttttacatcattttccacaaatatcaacATCCCTTAGAACAGGgatactcaattcggtcctacgagggccgcaatccagcaggttttccatgtatccctgtaccaacacacctgagtcaaattaatgagtcattgtgtagaacctgattggctgttagagccacctaatttgactcaggtgtgttggtgcagggatacatggaaaacctgctggattgcggccctcgtaggaccgaattgagtatccctgccttagcagaaagtctgtctatcctctttttttataaaggttttatattttttctttattttaaaaccttaaaaatggaaataaaaatctggttcttcaaaaataacatggtggctcttcattaaaaatatatattaacttgcctttttgaaaagtctggtaacatctgcgtctctaaaggagttttatttagctggctgagggaaaaatggctctttggattggaaaggctgcagacctgcactaaacacataaacaggtttagcagcagttttctctttaaacagcaacagttaaaatatttcttcatatataaaatcacatatttatgagacagaagaatgaaatgttcaggatttactaactaaaaggtaaaaagtcagcaggatgaatttaaagctgtgaagctgcttccttctaaacacagaaggaacaatatgtgatgaatatcagcatcaggtgaacagacagaaagcaggatgagaatctcacagcttctagatggtgaggagagagaaatattcacaatatgcacaataacttccatccatgcaccttcactgcttcattatccacatttctggcctataaattctctaaactttattttttagcccccgctaccgggagttaagggttaacatctcgtttccgggtgtagcttcaggtctgtagatgtaactctaaacatgtgtggtatccacagaaagtccagaatctcagctaccagctcagtaaaaccatttctatcaccaacaaacacagttaagacaacaaattatttaaagagcttcacgtttgtaaaagttaGAAAGCATGTCCTACcattgctgtcttgcataaattaaaaccgcatttatttaaaaataaaaaataataaaaaagtttcccatccaaaaattacaatgttctgtccatctgtatgcaatttgacaaagagaaacgtcgattctttttcttctttcttaagttccagacagtaaacgtctcttcattttaattaacccgctctctcctgattacatcagacacaccgctgcagcagggaagagagacatggacgccatgtttctgtcttcAAAGTCggcagccagaaaaaaaaaaataaaaaatttaacgcgcgattaaaaaaattaacggcaataattaagcgttgcgtcaacgtgcccagcactaattataatatatatatatatatatatatatatatatatataatatatacacacacaaacacaggggtttccaaagttggtcctcaagggccactgtcctgcaggtttttaatattTCCTTGCTTCAACACTCCTGAAAGGGCAAACATTGAGAGCCTGCAGGATtctggcccttgaggaccagaacTGCAGACTCCTGGGTTACAGAGGAAAATACAGAATTcaagagaaaaaatacaaagcaTGGAATCTGGAAAAAATCAAATGCATCTCATCAGGCCCTTTGAAAACCCAGATGACCCAGCTTTCTGCCAGCACATGAACACACCATGCTTTTGTGGACTTGTGAGGAATCTGGAGGCAGGAAGGAGGGCAAGAGTTGCAAAATCCAACAAGTACATGCAAGATCcatggacagatttaattttATCTGTGTGCATCAGGcaatgcgcacacacacatttctgtcagGTTGAGGGTAAAAATATATGTGCAAAATCTTAATGTTTGTGCAGTTTGTAATATGTGTTCATGTGTAAAGTTTTACACGTGCAACTAAAAGTTACTTAATTTACGTGTATAAACATGGTTGAGTCCATTTTGTCTCGATTAAAAGATACATGTGCACAAAATAACACTGttggatatttttttctgtcttgcagGTCCGTAAAGAAGTCAAGCTTCTTCTGTGACTCAGCTGCAGTTACGTTGGTGTTTAGGGCTGCTGAATACGACTCTACTCCGTCAACACATAAACCCAGTCTGCACCTCTGAAGCTCCTCATCCCTGCAGCCCTTTTGGGGTTGTTATGGCAGCTGCTGCCACAGAAACCAGGTGCTGGAAACAGGCGTGCCCCAGTAAGGCTGGGCGGACCGCTAGTCATCATTACAAGAGACCATCAAAGTGTCAAAAAAGCAGCTCTTAGCATTAACTCTGCTTCCTGAAGCAAACAAAACTGCTAGAGATCTGCAGACTGATGGTGTTTCCTCCTCATGATTCTTGTCCATACCTGCTCAGGCTCTTGGCTGGAGTCCCTGTGCAGCTGCAAAGCCCTCGTTGTTCCTTCTGTTAGACCATGTTCCATCAGCAGGATCATCTGAAAGGCCAGCTGCACGACAACCTTCCAGCCAGCAGGCAGGTCTTCCACTGCCAGGACTGCGGGAAGCAGTACAACACTCAGCTGGGTTACCGTCGCCACCTGGTGGCTTCCCACAGCGCTGCAGCAGGCTTGGCCTGCAGAGACGAGTCTTCTTCCCTGCTGGACAACCTGGGTGACCACGGCGACAGGCCTcctccaccagagggcagcaccAACGTGCcggtgagagagagaaagtacTCATGCGAACGATGCGACCGCCGCTTTTACACCCGAAAGGATGTACGGCGCCACGCTGTGGTGCACACGGGACGCCGTGACTTCCTCTGCCCCCGCTGTGCGCAACGCTTCGGACGCCGAGACCACCTGACGCGCCACTTAAAAAAGAGCCATGCACAGGAGTCGGTGCTGACGTCACCGTGCAACCCCAGCACACCCGTGGCTAGTCTGACCCCTGCGACCCTTTGTCCGGTGAAGGAGGAGCCCAGCCCGGTGACCCCTGATCTGGGCTCCGTCTCCAAGGAGCCCATGGAGGGTTTTGCTCGGGACATGTGTACCTCCTACCCCATGCCTAATCCTGTCCCAGGGATGGGCCACCCTCATGGCCTCATGCAGGGGTCCTTATCCTCAAATATGGGTGTGGGTCACCACGTGTCCCCCCAAACTTCCCACCCCCTTCACCATCACATGCAGCCCCCTGCAGCCCCTCAGCAGCAGCCTTACAGCAACATGTCCCGCTACCAGCATGGATCTACCTCCTATCCTCGCTCTGACATGGATAGTTTCCTGCTGGACCTCCAGAGTGCCCCCCCGCCTCACCTGAGCGCAGTCAACTCCTCTACCTCTGCCTCCCCCCAGCGGGAGGCGTTGGGCGATGGCGTGAACGCTGGCGGCGACGCCCACCTGCTGTCGAGGAGCCCCGCCATCTCCACAACTGAGCTGTCTTGTACCACTAACATGGACCTCGGGCCTCTGCTGAGCTTTTTGCCTTTCGGCCTGCCACCTTACAGCCCTCACATGGGGATGGGGGGATTAGTGATGAGCTATCCGCCTgccacctccaccaccaccgCCTCTTCTCCATCCTCTTCCACTGGGCTGTCCTCCCAAGCTCCTGGGCCTTTCACTTTCTTCCAGCCCCCACAGCCTCATGTACCACAAGGTCCTGGAGTCCACAACCACAGCCAGCTACCTCAGGCGTACAGTCCTGGTATGAGCACTTCCAGCTCCCTACCTCACTATTACCAGGCCTTCCAGCAGTAAGCAGCTCTGTCCCCTCAAGCATCGCCTTCATGTGAGAATGAGAAcagcatctttgtttttaagACAGATGTGTAACAACCGATCACCTCATCAGTATTACCTCATGATTAAAGAAATAACCTTTGAATGTTTTAGGAACTGCAGCTTTTAAAACTCTTCACAGGATGCTGAAAGTCCTCCAGCTGTTAAGATTATTCTGGAAAACACTACAGCATATCAttcatttctgtcttattttttaaaacaggtcacttttatttgatttttcttttcatgtaaaaatattGGAGCATGAGCATCCTTACAGAGCTGACAGAGGTTGCGCTCAGTTACAGTTGAATAATTTCAAAAGATTGAATCTTAGCAGCACTTTTCTGCCTGTGACAAGCTAACATGGTCAAGTACATcagataaatatattaaataccAAAATTTATCATCAACCATTATTAAAAAATCAGTATTAGACATTATTAGTCTATTTTTACACTAGAAAAgtctaatatttttaaatacagttGATAATTACAGTTAACAATAACTGTAAAGCTAGACTGCACttcataaacatgttttgttcttGGGGGGGCCTTCATACACCAAacagtttgttctgttttcagcCATTTGAACACGTTAAATCAACATGTCTTTTTATGAAAAGGGAGGCTAACGGCTAAACTTACAagtcatttgttgttttttttctctaaaacaaGGAGCACTTTCACAAAGatgtgaagaaaatgaagacTAGCTGATGATGATTCAGCAGACACTGCACACATTATGGCACCAACGCCCCCTCCTGGCCTGACATGTCTTCTTCAGTGTCTTTGGCTGTGCCTGCAGGTCTAAATGCTCAATTCTGCTGAgatctgatttgtttttatcttattttgctGCAGCCCTGAAGCGACCCGGATGTTCAGCACGCTGTTTAGGCGTCCGTCTCACTTCAACCACGTAACAGCTGAGACTGAGGCCACTTTGGAAAACATTAGATCTGTATCCTCTCTATtaccacatatgaaagtggtCTGGGTCGGATTTGAAGAAATCTGGTTAATTTTGTTCAGACCGTCATAAAATatcatgtttttacttttctgctTATATTTGAGCCAAATCTGATCTTTATGACAATCTGAACAACACAAATCTGATTCTTTCAAAATCCAACTCGGACCACTTTTGTGGTCTAAGTTGGATCCATATCCGATCTTTTCCAAAGCTACTATAGTCTGTTAGGGGTAGGCTCTATTTAGCTATGTCACAATTTGATTTTATCCACCCTTCCCCAAACAGCCAGGACTTTCTGAACAAAGCCACCCATGGAAGCTGAGGTGCTTCTCACCATATTTCTTTAGGTCCCTTTATGCTCGACACAAAAGACTTTTGTCCGTTTTTGTCTGTGCCCTGGCAGAGCAACCATAGTACCACCaaggggcagtgttgagctgTCTGTCCTGTGAAAGGAACAAAGGAGAATAACCTGTGATGTGGCTGCACAGATTACCATCTACTGCACTTTCACCTTATATCCCTACGTCCTTCTCTTAACTTATCACAATCTCTTCCTCCGTCACCATGCTCACTGTCGATTGAAAGCAATGTGAAAACACGGCCCTCTGGTGGATATATCAGCTAACGACCACGCAAATGAAATGGATGCCTGGAAATATGAGGGCAGTGACATTTGAAACGGATGTACCTGTTTCCACCCACAGCTGGTGACATGgctgagggtaggaatgtacaTGGACCAGTAAATCCAGAGCTTCTCCTTTCGGCTCAGCTTCTTCACCaggacagaccgatgcagagtccgcatcactgcagacgctgcaccggtCCTCCTGTAGACCTCCTGCTCCACCCTGTCCTCAGTCCTGAACCAAACGCTGAGATATTTGATGTAGCTTCTATATTCACCTTGCAAGCAGCGTGATGCGGGTGGCATCACGTCTTCAGGACTGCGGACTGAACACGCGAAATGATCTGAActgagcattaagacctgcgGTGTGAACGTGACCTTCGTGGTGTGTTCGgttgctttttgtttattcaAACACTTCAGACTGTTGGTTTGGTGTGTAAGGGCCCTCGTAGGTCAAATCGCGGTGACATGAACTACTTTCCTGCTGTTGGAGTAAAATGCacttacctttttattttttcatctaaaGTGATGCCAAATCACGCAAGGCTgcaacctgctgctgctgttggctAAAAAAGTCCATGTTCAGACATTTGCAGGCCAAAACATTTGATGCAGTAAGTTCTTAGTTCATGACTTCCACTGGGTGAATTTACTAGTTGCTAACTGGGACTGGGTGGCAGTGATGCTCAGCGCGTCTGCACAGCAGCTTGTTCAATAAGCCTTAAACTCctgttaaacttttaaaatacttCTACACCCCCTCTTGTCCCTTTCCAAGACTTTTCTCAGAACTCTGATGCTTGTGTGGGGGGcctaaaacatacattttttaaaaaggaagttTCATGTGTGGCTGCCTTTTGCCAGTGCACTACACATTAAATCTGAACACAACTCTTGGAAAAAGTCCAGAATTCCAAATTCCATTTTTTCTTCCCCCCTGAATCTGCTGAGGGGACATTAGCGGTGCTTTAGCGATCCCATCTTCCAAAGTTAGCCTCCTTTCAGACAAAATTCCTAACAAGAAGACTTCAGATGCAGTTTAGAGATTTTTTTGTACAGTTAGTTGTATTAAAGATGTGTTGGTGAAGTTTTAATGGCCAGTAGGAACAGGCGCCAGTTACAGCAAGACAAGCTGTGAAACATACGTGTGGAAGTATTCCACATCCCGAACTAAGTCTGTGAGGCAGATCCCCGTGTTTCTGTTGAGATGTCTGCCTGCAGTGCAGATGGACGGCGGATGGCAGCCCGCACCGTGAAAGCATGTTGGAAAGTGTTGGTCCGTACCCCGTTTCTCATGTAGCCGAGTGGAAGATGGCGGAAAAGCAGGCTAGACCTGAACCGCTGCTTCAGCTTGCTGTGAATATGTGACTTTATTTTCTAACAGAGTTCAGTGTTAATTTCTAAATggcttaaacaaaaaaaactccataTTTTCTACTATTTTCGACCACACATTCTTCCAGGGTTGTTTTTTGGCCTCCGTCTTTACTTGGTCCAGGAACCTGGACGGGAAGCAGGTTTCCTTTAAGAGTGTCGCCCGgcacaaagaaaacagcagccTGCTAATAACGGACGCCCTGGTGAAGCTGGTAGAAGAGCTAATATCGTACAGAGGATACTTTAGAAGGGGAGAGAGATTCTGCTCGCTCTCCTGCCTTAATTCCACGGACTCCTTGTTGAAGGACTTTTTCATTAGCATTGCACCGATGTCTTAAAATGCTACTGTTGTGCCTCTCTAAGAGTGCCTGACCTCTTGACTGGGTTGAAGCACTTATGACATTTCTAAAAGGATTAGGTTGATCTGTACCTCAAACATAAATAACTGagggtgtcttttttttttttttttttttttgtatttgcctCTAGTTATTTTGGCACTTAATTGTGTCTCTAGATTTAAACTATGAAGCTTGATTTTATGACACACAACTCTTAGCTTTTGGCATATTTCAAACAAGAACCCGACCTAAATCTATCAGGAAGCTGATATAGACTCGGCGTACATGTTGAGTGATTAGTACCACTTTTTTAACCTGAAGCTGAAAATGGTGCTTTAGATAATAATGTAAGCACATTGTCAGTCTAGCAGAGCGGCTCTGACTTGTTTACAAATACTCGGCACTGTTTGCAGCACATGTGCAGCCGGTGGGGTCCATGTGCAGATTTACACACCTACCCATTCATTTAGTGTGCATGTATACACGCATGCATGTATGAATGTGGATACAAGCGTGTATGTGTTTAGATGTGTAAAAATGTGAGGCTCTAATTAAAACTGTCTACCTCTACCTTGTCAGATATTTTATGCAAAATTATTCCAAGCAGTTTTTAATCGCTGAAGTTGGAGATTTGTATACCAGCCGAAAGTGTGGACACACCTCTCCAAACTATGACATATTAGgaataatgaaacaaaaaggaCTAAAGTAAACCTTTTTATCTTTGATATTATATTTTTAGCCACCTTTTGCTTTTTTCCAGCTGTCTTTAGCTGCTTTCTTTCACTCTTTGCTCTGTTCTGAAGTCTCAGAACCTCGGTGCTTTCTGGAGAACCGGGCTGCATTCACACTGatttaaccagaaccaaagtgggCGGACTTTAGTACATCTTGGAGATTTGATTCTGAAAGTCGATGGTTGAGTCTCCAGGCTCCATTATAACCTACAGTTTTCTCAACATAAATATCATGTTGTTTCAGTACTGAAATATAAATCAGTTGCCAGGCAATTCAAGTTTTGCGTCGAGAACTAGCCTCAAGAACTCCCAAACCAGGACCGGGAGAACAAAATGGCATCATTTTGCTCTCGTGGTGCCgggaacaagaacaaagttctcgccAAGTGTGGAACAGGCGTTACCTGGTTAGCAGATAATGATCAGATGTTTGGTGTGGATGTAAACGACCTTGTAGATTTATGTGATGCTAGTTTTTACCAGCAGAAGAGGTGCTGGCAGCCTGACCACTGTTAACcgttctgttgtttttttcctggtggTCGGCGAACAGTTTGGTAAATTgatgccaccttgtggtggcaGTACCACATTACAACCAGGTGCAGGTTGAAACGAGACAGTTGCATTCTGAGGCAGTAATTGCATAAACTATTAGATTTCTTACCATTAAAGGATGATTGAAAAATGAGTAATAGTTATGTCTTTTGGCTCCGGCAGTTGTCTTCTTCTTAGTGTCGCtcatcattgttttgttttgaacaaTTAGTCGTAAAGTCTGATTAAAACCGTGTCCTCTTATGGTTGGTTGTCAGCCAGTTAAACGAAGGATTGATGTGGACTTCATTGCCATCCACTCTTTGATTTTATTGATGCATTTAGACCAGTCTTCATCCAAAATAATGTCAAGTCCCCCCATGCCCACTACCGCATGCATCCCGGCCCTTATAATGACACGTACAAAGAAATGTGCCGCGGTAGCTTTGTTTAGCAGAGACAGTCATTAGTTTGTTGGCTGCTACTTCATTGGTTacagttaaaaccatgtcagtggtGGAGGGAAGTACTAATTCCTCTGCTTTAGTGAGGCTTTTAGTTCAGGAAACTGCATGCTACTTCATAAGAGGGAAGTTCTACTGTGGTAAAATGATTTACCACAGCtcagtagtttatttctaatcagtgggcttttctttctgttcagaATGagaatattttgagacatacgaCACACTGGTCTCTCTTTATTACCCACATTATGATTGCTTGACCCTTACCTGGTCATGGCCAGGGCAAGATATGCCTTGTTGTACCAGTTTTAGCGTGTAGATGCAGCTGTGACACAacccaccaaaaaccactttatccttctTATTGAGGAAGATTCTGATGGGGTCCGAGCCTCACTTTAAGAGGATGGCCACAGGGTGACCCATTTGCTGTGCCCCCCCTTGTCCCAACTCAGGCCCCCCactttgggaaccactgatttagACACGTGGCACTAATTTAAGCACAGAAACAGTCATTAAGGAGCCACATCCTCCATTCTTGACCTTTTATTAACTGATGAGTGCAGTGTAACTGCAGCTAATGCTCTACATCCAGCTCATTCCCTTTCAGGGAGGTGAAACGTGCTCCAGGTGATTCCTCGGGCTGGTTTGGGAAAAGGTGGAGTTTCCAGCCATTAGAGCAGAAATGGCTTGAAAGAAGAATTGGATTTTGGGTTTCTTACGTTATTTTAAACacatgattgtgtgtgtgtgtgtgtgtgtgtgtgtgtgtgtgtgtgtgtgagaacgCTGTCAGTACTGTAAGGTGGAAAAGATGAAGCAAACGCCTCTGAATGAGTAGGTGTGTCCCCACTTTTGTCTGGTACCTGCGTATTGATCCGGGATCTCCACTTCTTAAAGAAACAGACACAGCTCAGTTAAACTGGTAGAATTGTTTGTTCTTTGTACTCgctttttaattatatttctaCTTATTTACTACCTCAGAAGAGACAGGAGACTGTCCATCTAACTGCAGAGAAAATATCtgtgtagttttatttttgtcagaacAAGCACGTGTACTTTGTTGCTccatagtttttgtttttttttctattgaggTAAGCTTGTATGGAATGATGTCTACTCTTATCAAGTATCCACTGCCAGTCAGATACGACTGCTTTGTTCTGTTGCTGTTGTGCCTCTTTGTCCTCAGTCTGAAACTGTTGATCAGTTCCAGCCTTGGTCTTGTGCAAATATTAGTACAACATAAGATTTTTCTCAATTAAGCAGAGAAAAATCCCTTAAAGTTTAGCCCAGATTCCCCAGTTTTTAAGGGTGAACTTTTTTAAGGATAACCTACTCTGAAAGATTACAACACGATTCGAGAATCTTTTTCTTAAAACTTCGGACTAATTTGATTTGGATGTTTTGGGCTTAATGTCCTTACTGGAAGATTAACCTCATGTCTGGAAAAGAGCCTTAAAAGGTggtgcttctggacatttttggACCCagcatctttcttctttttcttgattTATCACCACCATAATCTCAAAATGTAAATCCTTCACTTTTAATTGGGAATTtctttttacagcattttttgcCCAGTAGCAGAAGGTTGTTCAGTCTTagataaatgcattttaacttTGTCTGAACAACAACGCTGACACAAGTCCAGGTCCTCCAGACTGGATTCACAGAGGCAGAGCGGCACAGAGAACACCGGTTATCATGTCATTGTTCAGCCTGCGTTCAGGTCGGCTCTGAGAACCACAAGAATGCAGGTTTGACCACCTTTAACTTAGATAAGTTTTGCTTTAGGTGTTTGTATTATCATATAATAGAGTAGAAGACAGTGTGGGAAAAAAGGAATTGTCATTTTCTCATTGTCTGATGATTcagtaatacaaaataaacaaatggttAGATTTACACCGTGTGTCTGTCTTATTAAAATGAGGTTTGCAATTGACCCAACTTTTATGTTTGggtcatttacatttttatgctcaattaatttaaacatttacattattaCAAAGCCTAATTTAGTGTTTGCttgatttaaacttttatacTGGTAATTTGTAGGGAAGTTTTAACTTGTATAGGAGTATAGTCAGCTTTTATAGTGGATATTAATTTTCACTTTTATGTTAGATTCTTTTAACTTCTCTAGAAGAAACAAAACCATTTCTTGACTAGAATCACTACATCTTAATGATTCAGACTAAACAAATTGtgcaaaaatatttcatttagaaagGCAGAATAGATTTTTTAacgatttattttaaataaaaggataaattttaatttatttaaaaaaaaaaggataattttGAATTTTATCTTAATTCTTAATACAGTAAAGTTTTTTTCAATACAGTAGCTGGAAAAAACTGagcaggactttttttttttttttttaggaatgcCTGCTCTCGGCTTCCGTAGATAACGTCCTCCTTTACAGTAGAGGGCAGCAGTGCGCCATTCAAGccacagcagaagaagaagacgaacaTCAAgataacatttttctgaaatccTGTGCTGTTTGAGAAATGGCTGGAACAACCGGCATTGGTGACCGCGTCTGACGGTGGGATTCCTCACGAATCGCCGCTTTCTGGGTTACAGAGCGAAACAAACCCAGTCTGCTGAACCGAACCAGTTCATGACGCCCCCTGACTTAGCGGAGATAGCGAAGACCACACGAGCTGTCAGTCGGTCACGGACTAACCTTGACTACTTGTTAaccagtaaatataaaaaaagccAGAGAGTCAGGATGCAAGACGGTTGTTGGTGATCAGCGACTCTCATCCACGGTAAGTCAGAGCCAAACGGATCTGATCGGCTAGCTGGGTTAGCAGCTAGCATGAAATCTAAAGTTGACAACAAGCTAACCTGTAGTCGCCATTCACTTCGTTACCTTATTCACTAACTTTAAGAAAGTTCCAGCAAATTAACGTTTGTAACACGAAAATTAGCTGATATTGATAAAGAAACCGTAATGTTTGACCACTTTATGACTGGTATTATGGTATTACCTAGCCCGCGTTTAGCTTAATAAGCCTTGTTTTAACTGCTAGGGTTCGTAGCTGGTTTGCAGGGTCCTCCTCAGTGTGTGAAAGGCCATGCCTGAAAGAACAGGTGACCACAGGTGTGGTTACTAGCcctaatcagaatcagatttatctTTACTGACTGGAAAGTTTGcgcataaataatattttagtgGTGTTGCTGTGACACTACACAAACGTGCACAAATATTAAGTAGAGATAAATTTAGGCAAATCAAGTTCAAATGACCAAAGTGTGAATTTAAGATATTAAAAACGCGATTTGCCAGTACATGCATGGCCAGGATGTGTAAAGTGAAGGTATAAACgtaaatgtggagctgaaatgccATCATATGAAACAAATAACATACATAAAGGCTTATCAAATTATATTACAATGGCAATAAATGCTACGAAAATAAAGCGAAATTTATTGATAATGATATTTCTGCTTTAATCTCCAACAGTAATCGTTtagctttaaataaatttttaataaagGGGGTTTAAATATGTTAGATGTGAAATTCAAGCTGAACTGgatcaaacattttaacagagacaaacacaaattGTAGTACTTAATACCAAACCTTGTTTTTATCACATTGCAGGGATAGAATTCCTTCTCAAATGAGATTTTGAGGTCAACTAAATTCCTATTCATTTGTCCAGTT
This region of Melanotaenia boesemani isolate fMelBoe1 chromosome 13, fMelBoe1.pri, whole genome shotgun sequence genomic DNA includes:
- the LOC121651848 gene encoding zinc finger protein PLAGL2-like; protein product: MFHQQDHLKGQLHDNLPASRQVFHCQDCGKQYNTQLGYRRHLVASHSAAAGLACRDESSSLLDNLGDHGDRPPPPEGSTNVPVRERKYSCERCDRRFYTRKDVRRHAVVHTGRRDFLCPRCAQRFGRRDHLTRHLKKSHAQESVLTSPCNPSTPVASLTPATLCPVKEEPSPVTPDLGSVSKEPMEGFARDMCTSYPMPNPVPGMGHPHGLMQGSLSSNMGVGHHVSPQTSHPLHHHMQPPAAPQQQPYSNMSRYQHGSTSYPRSDMDSFLLDLQSAPPPHLSAVNSSTSASPQREALGDGVNAGGDAHLLSRSPAISTTELSCTTNMDLGPLLSFLPFGLPPYSPHMGMGGLVMSYPPATSTTTASSPSSSTGLSSQAPGPFTFFQPPQPHVPQGPGVHNHSQLPQAYSPGMSTSSSLPHYYQAFQQ